The following proteins come from a genomic window of Nitrosopumilaceae archaeon AB1(1):
- a CDS encoding TFIIB-type zinc ribbon-containing protein: MVKTEKSSGVKCPRCNKGKLVTDNESGEMFCTKCGFVVSEKIEESGPEWRSFTQDEHGDRARAGAPTSLTMHDMGLATIINPINKDASGKPLAASMKSTIERLRTWDSRSQVHEPVDRNFRQAFSELNRLKDKLAISDAVIEKAAYIYRKALEKGLVRGRSISALMASALYAACRDTSTPRNLKDVEQAANIKRKDIARCYRLLVKELDLRMPVTSSIQCVARIASLINIKESTKRYAVEVLKKAQENEVSAGKDPMGLAAAALYLSCVKYNEEKTQRDIAEAANVTEVTIRNRYKGLKESLNI; encoded by the coding sequence ATGGTTAAAACAGAAAAATCATCAGGCGTTAAATGTCCCCGTTGTAATAAAGGCAAACTAGTGACCGATAATGAATCTGGTGAAATGTTTTGTACAAAATGTGGTTTTGTAGTATCTGAAAAGATTGAAGAATCTGGTCCAGAGTGGCGCTCCTTTACACAAGATGAACACGGAGATAGAGCAAGAGCTGGTGCTCCAACATCACTAACAATGCATGATATGGGTCTTGCTACAATAATTAATCCAATAAATAAAGATGCTTCAGGCAAACCTCTTGCAGCATCTATGAAAAGTACAATTGAGAGACTTCGTACTTGGGATAGTAGAAGTCAAGTACACGAACCAGTAGATAGAAACTTTCGTCAAGCATTTAGTGAATTGAATAGATTAAAAGATAAACTAGCAATATCTGACGCTGTTATTGAAAAGGCAGCATACATTTATCGTAAGGCACTTGAAAAAGGACTGGTACGAGGTCGTTCTATTTCTGCTTTAATGGCATCTGCTCTTTATGCTGCATGTAGAGATACATCAACACCAAGAAATCTAAAAGATGTTGAACAAGCCGCAAACATAAAACGTAAAGATATTGCAAGATGTTATCGATTACTTGTTAAAGAATTAGATTTGAGAATGCCTGTAACAAGTTCTATTCAATGTGTTGCTCGAATAGCAAGTCTCATTAATATTAAAGAATCTACAAAACGTTATGCAGTTGAAGTGTTAAAAAAGGCACAAGAAAATGAAGTTTCTGCAGGAAAAGATCCAATGGGTCTAGCAGCAGCAGCACTATACCTGTCTTGTGTAAAATATAATGAAGAGAAAACTCAGCGAGATATTGCCGAAGCTGCAAATGTTACTGAAGTGACAATCCGTAATAGATACAAAGGTCTTAAAGAATCTTTAAACATCTAG
- a CDS encoding HincII family type II restriction endonuclease produces the protein MISKNKIKSYLNKSVSSNPVILGIDKTSFGHSAGNIFEEWTFNNLKSKDSNFEIWRPNEFLNLAVQQNNGNSITKSLTQTWWADLHFNSKIKDVINYDRTQQDGADLLLHYGDTKTILTNMNNVILINVKSHNADKDGRDPNILSAYRLLKFLNGVLHNKNPQKNLNRISYWIIGFSYKYDKIIKQTKITEVNVKDLFLLDVDSMPNINFDSAIQIQWHPSKMSEIHNQSKKQFVDKLVDKFDHAWIKHKTSKDERFNTLLGDIKGFLDTI, from the coding sequence TTGATAAGCAAAAATAAAATAAAATCGTATTTAAACAAATCAGTATCAAGTAATCCAGTAATATTGGGAATAGATAAAACAAGTTTTGGACATAGCGCAGGTAACATATTCGAAGAATGGACATTTAATAATCTCAAATCTAAAGATTCAAATTTTGAAATTTGGCGACCAAATGAATTTTTAAATTTAGCAGTACAACAAAACAATGGCAATTCTATTACTAAATCACTAACTCAAACATGGTGGGCTGATTTACATTTTAATTCAAAAATTAAAGATGTGATTAATTATGATAGAACCCAACAAGATGGAGCTGATCTATTGTTGCACTATGGCGATACAAAAACTATCCTAACAAATATGAATAACGTGATTTTGATTAATGTTAAATCTCATAACGCAGATAAAGATGGTCGTGATCCTAATATTTTATCTGCATATCGTCTTTTAAAATTTTTGAATGGCGTATTACACAATAAAAATCCACAAAAAAACTTAAATCGTATATCATACTGGATAATTGGATTTTCATATAAATATGATAAAATAATCAAACAAACTAAAATCACAGAAGTGAATGTTAAAGATTTGTTTTTGCTTGATGTGGATTCTATGCCTAACATTAATTTTGACTCAGCAATTCAAATACAATGGCATCCATCTAAAATGAGTGAAATACACAATCAATCAAAAAAACAGTTTGTTGATAAATTAGTAGACAAATTTGATCATGCATGGATTAAACATAAAACTTCAAAAGATGAACGTTTTAACACATTACTTGGAGATATAAAAGGATTTTTAGATACGATATAG
- a CDS encoding ribose-phosphate pyrophosphokinase: protein MLSLTVLGGSASVDLGKRISKLLDAKFVEAKVQTFPDGESKITINSKIKSKKIVIVQSLYPPVDTHLVQLLSLIIEARLITNNITLVIPYMGYARQDRVFLSGEIITMKTVAKLITSAGAKRIITVDIHSKMSLRHFKIPTKNISGVFDLADHFTGKKLINPLIVSPDKGGLDRAKKFASVLKLPITHLTKHRDRKTGAIKISTKSIGDIKDRDIIMVDDMISTGNSILKGVQFLKRHRCGRIFVVCTHALLVKDAAKKIRKSGVAKIIASNTIPKSDTIMIDVSRRIADAIKSSR, encoded by the coding sequence ATGTTAAGTCTCACAGTGCTTGGTGGGAGTGCATCTGTTGATCTGGGAAAACGTATCTCAAAGTTACTTGATGCCAAATTTGTAGAGGCAAAGGTTCAAACTTTTCCTGATGGAGAGAGTAAGATAACAATAAACTCTAAAATTAAAAGTAAAAAGATAGTAATTGTTCAATCATTATATCCACCAGTAGATACACATCTTGTACAACTTTTATCATTAATTATAGAGGCCAGATTAATTACTAATAATATAACTTTAGTTATACCATACATGGGATATGCGCGACAAGATCGTGTATTTTTATCTGGTGAAATTATAACCATGAAAACTGTAGCAAAATTAATTACATCTGCAGGTGCTAAACGAATAATCACAGTAGACATACACAGCAAGATGAGTTTGCGTCATTTTAAAATACCAACAAAAAATATTAGTGGTGTTTTTGATTTGGCAGATCATTTTACAGGTAAAAAATTAATCAATCCACTAATAGTTTCACCAGACAAGGGTGGATTAGATAGGGCCAAAAAATTTGCGTCTGTTCTAAAATTACCGATTACTCATTTAACAAAACACAGAGATAGAAAAACTGGTGCAATTAAAATATCAACTAAGAGTATAGGGGATATCAAAGACAGAGATATCATCATGGTAGATGATATGATAAGTACAGGCAATAGTATACTGAAAGGAGTTCAATTTCTCAAAAGACATAGGTGCGGTAGAATTTTTGTAGTGTGCACACATGCGTTACTGGTAAAGGACGCTGCTAAAAAAATACGTAAATCTGGCGTTGCTAAAATTATCGCTTCTAACACAATACCAAAAAGTGATACGATCATGATTGATGTATCAAGAAGAATAGCTGATGCGATTAAAAGTTCACGCTGA
- the glnA gene encoding type I glutamate--ammonia ligase — MDTNQVFEIIEKQNITFLDFWFVDIFGELHRMGMPSYAVSESNFTDGLEKLDASSIRGFKDVNQSDMILKPDPDSFCILPPDYDNGTRKNGRIFCDLYEANTKSPTRYGRDSRGIVAKAEERLKQFNLTHTHWGPEIEFFVFDAINVYPSPYAATHSYGGSGYSIESKESPWAKGNISTAIDIKEGYYPSQPKDTLEVFRKNVCDDLYHYFGIKIEAEHHEVATSGQCEINLLYDNMKIMADNVITVKNVTKVKAKNSNKVATFMPKPIFGDNASAMHVHQSIWSDDSNKMFDKDDDITQLSQMGRYYIGGILEHASTICSISNPTTNSYKRLVPGFEAPVYICWGIGNRSAAVRVPMYNRDNQNSKRIEYRVPDPTANIYLLESALLLAGLDGINKKIDPGDPIKDNIYKMPDSKKREYGIKSLPSNLQIALNALENDSAFLEKEFTSDFLDTYVELKHAEFSAFAQTPTAWEVSMYADA; from the coding sequence ATGGATACAAATCAGGTCTTTGAGATAATAGAGAAGCAGAATATAACATTCCTTGATTTCTGGTTTGTAGATATCTTCGGTGAATTACACAGAATGGGAATGCCCAGTTATGCTGTATCTGAATCTAATTTTACCGATGGATTAGAGAAACTCGATGCAAGCTCTATTCGTGGATTTAAAGATGTTAATCAATCCGATATGATACTAAAACCTGATCCTGATTCATTTTGTATTTTACCACCAGATTATGATAATGGTACAAGAAAGAATGGTAGGATATTTTGTGATCTTTATGAGGCAAATACTAAATCCCCAACTAGATACGGAAGAGATTCTAGAGGGATTGTTGCAAAAGCTGAAGAACGTTTGAAACAATTTAATCTAACACATACACACTGGGGACCTGAAATAGAATTTTTTGTGTTTGATGCAATCAATGTATATCCATCACCATATGCAGCTACTCATTCGTATGGTGGTTCTGGTTATTCAATTGAATCCAAAGAATCTCCATGGGCAAAGGGGAATATTAGTACTGCCATCGACATTAAAGAAGGATATTATCCATCACAACCCAAAGATACACTTGAAGTATTTAGAAAAAATGTTTGTGATGATTTATATCATTACTTTGGAATAAAAATAGAAGCTGAACATCATGAAGTTGCAACATCTGGACAATGTGAAATCAATTTACTATACGATAACATGAAAATAATGGCAGATAATGTAATTACGGTCAAAAACGTGACCAAAGTTAAAGCCAAAAATTCAAACAAAGTGGCCACATTCATGCCCAAACCAATCTTTGGTGATAATGCATCTGCTATGCATGTACATCAAAGTATTTGGAGCGATGATTCGAATAAAATGTTTGACAAAGATGATGATATCACTCAACTAAGTCAGATGGGCAGATACTACATTGGAGGCATACTAGAGCACGCATCTACAATATGTTCAATATCGAATCCTACAACCAATTCCTATAAACGACTAGTCCCTGGTTTTGAGGCCCCCGTTTACATATGTTGGGGAATTGGAAATCGTTCTGCAGCAGTACGAGTACCAATGTATAATCGTGATAATCAAAATAGTAAAAGAATCGAGTATCGTGTACCTGACCCAACTGCAAACATCTACTTGTTAGAGAGCGCACTACTCCTTGCCGGTCTTGATGGAATTAATAAGAAAATTGATCCTGGAGATCCTATAAAAGATAATATCTACAAAATGCCTGATAGTAAAAAACGCGAATATGGAATTAAATCACTTCCTTCTAATCTCCAAATTGCACTAAACGCATTAGAAAATGACTCGGCATTTCTTGAAAAAGAATTTACCTCAGATTTCCTAGACACATACGTTGAATTGAAACATGCAGAGTTTTCTGCATTCGCACAGACCCCTACTGCATGGGAAGTATCCATGTATGCTGACGCATAA
- a CDS encoding mechanosensitive ion channel yields MAEQELGQAVTGQINQFQGIVEIISTSPSLQIALAILVVGLITIAIGYKKIGKVTMSHRFSYTRPHTARFVRIAILPLFAIALITGINGYIQLFDLDVDIESSSISNPAKELFAMILNSINILVIGYTVAHLVPIIITKREKRMLEREDFEGWRMMKGFKDDVDVLFHRLYKWVPPANPPEDIDKIEYEKNLETKEGRLILEKFSTSRGNSIGSFEKLVDDPYSEWKESERIKYVEYLEKCTSGDNLSGRKMSLDGNPEEIYRIDTWREEKRINDYEKIEAGARPPGYAKKKRQELPKSFKQLLPIGIFLAVAIGVASWWGIDLFVLATATGGMAVGVGFALQETMQNYFAYIIIRKDKIFVEGDRVKLESGYNGYVHKITPRVTYVRHGLNESIAIIPTRQLVNAQIINYSKNIKLVPAIVDVGVSYLNDPKQVASILVKIGTRAMTEIKDSKGKHLIIQKQCPNIKRNQASCGCDTIYTVDLNQPTVRFNAFSDSSLDFALWVYVRDYGSQFKVKSDLRLMIYEEFKKYDIRIPWPIRTVYQGDEKREAEEISSLNDEREKTMREFGIGDLGRGEGESE; encoded by the coding sequence TTGGCAGAACAAGAATTAGGACAAGCAGTAACAGGTCAGATCAACCAGTTTCAAGGTATAGTCGAGATCATAAGTACGTCACCATCATTACAAATTGCTCTAGCTATACTTGTTGTGGGATTAATTACTATTGCAATCGGTTATAAAAAAATTGGTAAAGTTACAATGTCACATAGATTTAGTTATACAAGACCACACACTGCAAGATTTGTTCGTATTGCAATATTACCATTATTCGCAATTGCACTTATAACTGGAATAAATGGATACATACAACTATTTGATCTAGATGTAGATATAGAATCGTCTAGTATTAGTAATCCAGCAAAAGAATTATTCGCAATGATACTGAATAGTATAAATATTTTAGTCATTGGGTATACAGTTGCACATTTAGTTCCAATTATAATTACAAAACGAGAAAAAAGAATGCTTGAGCGTGAAGATTTTGAAGGATGGAGAATGATGAAAGGATTCAAGGATGATGTAGATGTTCTATTTCATAGATTATACAAATGGGTTCCACCTGCAAATCCTCCTGAAGATATCGATAAAATAGAGTATGAGAAAAATTTGGAGACAAAGGAAGGTAGATTAATTTTAGAAAAATTCAGTACGTCAAGAGGTAACTCTATAGGAAGTTTTGAAAAACTAGTAGATGATCCATACTCTGAATGGAAGGAATCAGAACGTATCAAGTATGTAGAATATCTAGAAAAGTGCACTAGTGGAGATAATTTATCTGGTCGTAAAATGAGCCTAGATGGAAATCCTGAGGAGATTTATCGAATAGACACATGGCGTGAGGAGAAGAGAATAAATGATTATGAAAAGATAGAGGCCGGTGCTCGTCCTCCCGGATATGCCAAAAAGAAGAGACAAGAGTTGCCAAAATCTTTCAAACAGCTTTTACCAATAGGGATTTTTCTAGCTGTAGCAATTGGAGTTGCAAGTTGGTGGGGAATAGATTTGTTTGTATTGGCCACTGCCACCGGTGGTATGGCTGTAGGAGTTGGTTTTGCACTACAAGAGACCATGCAGAATTATTTTGCATATATAATAATTCGAAAAGATAAGATTTTTGTCGAGGGGGATAGAGTAAAATTAGAATCAGGTTATAATGGGTATGTCCATAAGATAACTCCACGTGTAACTTATGTACGACATGGATTAAACGAATCAATTGCTATAATACCAACACGTCAACTAGTAAATGCACAGATCATAAACTATTCTAAAAATATTAAATTGGTACCGGCTATAGTTGATGTGGGTGTATCATATTTGAATGATCCAAAACAAGTTGCATCGATACTAGTCAAAATAGGTACACGCGCAATGACGGAAATAAAAGATTCAAAGGGAAAACATTTGATTATACAAAAGCAATGTCCAAATATTAAACGTAATCAGGCCAGTTGTGGTTGTGATACAATATATACAGTAGATCTAAATCAACCAACAGTACGATTTAACGCATTTAGTGATTCATCCTTGGATTTTGCTCTATGGGTATACGTAAGAGACTATGGGTCTCAGTTTAAAGTAAAAAGTGATCTTCGATTAATGATTTATGAGGAGTTTAAAAAATATGATATACGAATACCATGGCCAATTAGAACTGTGTATCAGGGTGATGAGAAGCGAGAGGCAGAGGAGATTTCTAGTCTAAACGATGAGAGGGAGAAGACCATGAGAGAGTTTGGTATTGGTGATCTTGGTCGTGGTGAAGGCGAATCAGAATGA
- a CDS encoding PaREP1 family protein, with translation MSAQIDATKNKTDKYASMVLHYSHNAEKYLKLKDYNKASEMMWGAMSCVLKTAAAKRNKSINSHKTLGQFAKTLSKQEQDKEIFISFSYGNVLHRNFYESNLDTVLVKSMCFDVAKTIGKLMRNMKYRAP, from the coding sequence ATGTCTGCCCAAATTGATGCAACAAAAAATAAGACTGATAAATATGCAAGTATGGTTTTACATTATAGTCATAATGCAGAAAAATATTTGAAATTAAAAGATTATAACAAAGCTAGTGAGATGATGTGGGGTGCTATGTCTTGTGTTCTTAAAACAGCGGCAGCAAAAAGAAATAAATCCATTAATAGTCATAAAACACTTGGACAATTCGCCAAAACATTATCTAAACAAGAACAAGACAAAGAAATTTTTATATCATTTTCATATGGTAATGTGCTACATCGGAATTTCTATGAATCTAATTTAGATACAGTTTTGGTAAAATCAATGTGTTTTGATGTAGCAAAAACTATTGGTAAATTAATGCGAAACATGAAATACAGAGCTCCATGA
- a CDS encoding lysine 2,3-aminomutase encodes MNFEKLEQINNLSDKQIHEIKVVGNVLPFKSNNYVIEQLINWNDIPNDPMFILTFPQRDMLKSNHFNLMEAALSSGDKKNIQETANTIRLQLNPHPAGQMELNVPKLKDGTQLFGIQHKYSETCLFFPSQSQTCHAYCSFCFRWPQFVGMDDMKFAMKEGEQLVQYLKEHPEITDVLFTGGDPMIMKARIFSTYVNTLLEADVPNLKTIRIGTKALTFWPYKFLTDDDSDEMLNVFKHVTSNKIHLAIMSHFNHSVELSTDSVKSAIFKIKQTGAEIRTQSPLLAHINDDANIWKTMWQKQVQLGCIPYYMFMARDTGAQHYFSVPLVQAYELYRSAYMQVSGLARTVRGPSMSATPGKVLIDGIPTINGERVLSMRFLQGRNPDWVQKPFYAKYDENAIWLDELKPAFEDKFFFEKDPIYKPASKLT; translated from the coding sequence ATGAATTTCGAAAAATTAGAGCAAATTAATAATTTGTCAGACAAACAAATTCACGAGATAAAAGTTGTGGGAAATGTACTACCGTTCAAGTCAAATAATTATGTCATTGAACAACTGATAAACTGGAATGACATACCGAATGATCCTATGTTCATACTGACTTTTCCTCAGCGTGATATGTTGAAATCAAATCACTTTAATCTTATGGAAGCTGCTTTGAGTAGCGGAGATAAAAAAAATATTCAAGAGACTGCAAATACGATCAGATTACAACTAAATCCACATCCTGCAGGTCAAATGGAATTAAATGTTCCAAAATTAAAAGACGGAACTCAATTATTTGGTATTCAACATAAATATTCTGAAACTTGTTTGTTTTTTCCTAGCCAAAGTCAAACTTGTCATGCGTATTGTAGCTTTTGTTTTCGCTGGCCACAATTTGTAGGAATGGATGACATGAAATTTGCTATGAAAGAAGGTGAACAACTAGTGCAATATCTAAAAGAGCATCCAGAAATTACTGATGTGTTATTTACCGGTGGTGATCCAATGATAATGAAAGCACGCATATTCTCGACATATGTGAATACTTTACTTGAAGCAGATGTACCTAATCTGAAAACAATTCGAATTGGTACTAAAGCTCTAACTTTTTGGCCTTACAAATTTCTCACAGATGACGATTCTGATGAAATGTTAAATGTATTCAAACATGTGACATCTAATAAAATTCATTTAGCAATAATGTCACATTTTAATCACTCAGTGGAATTGTCCACCGATTCTGTCAAGAGTGCTATATTCAAAATTAAACAAACTGGAGCAGAAATTAGAACACAATCTCCATTACTTGCACACATAAACGATGATGCAAACATATGGAAAACTATGTGGCAGAAGCAGGTTCAATTGGGATGTATTCCATACTACATGTTTATGGCAAGAGATACTGGTGCACAACATTACTTTAGCGTGCCACTAGTTCAAGCCTATGAATTATATCGTTCTGCGTACATGCAGGTCAGTGGTCTTGCTAGAACCGTTAGAGGTCCTAGCATGTCTGCAACACCAGGTAAAGTTTTGATCGATGGTATACCTACTATTAACGGTGAACGTGTATTGAGTATGCGCTTTTTGCAAGGTAGAAACCCTGATTGGGTTCAAAAACCATTTTATGCTAAATATGATGAAAATGCGATATGGTTAGATGAACTTAAACCGGCCTTTGAAGATAAATTTTTCTTTGAGAAGGATCCCATATACAAACCAGCCTCTAAATTGACATAA
- a CDS encoding DUF5678 domain-containing protein, with translation MSSTEDIYLSSMTEQDKKKYSGKWIAIVGKNVIANSDDMIETYNMAIQKSPSYTPLLKRIRSVDENEVLLL, from the coding sequence ATGTCCAGTACAGAAGATATCTATTTGTCATCTATGACCGAACAAGATAAAAAAAAGTATAGTGGAAAATGGATTGCGATAGTAGGTAAAAATGTAATTGCTAATAGTGACGATATGATTGAGACATATAATATGGCTATACAAAAATCCCCCTCATATACCCCATTATTAAAAAGAATTCGAAGTGTAGACGAAAACGAAGTATTGTTATTATGA
- a CDS encoding cation:proton antiporter — MILDPTMIILLIESFDVDTIFDILRNLQNGFESLTKGTISAHVLLLTAGVIIFLGIAGEAFFKRTGIPDIAFLMIFGVIIGPILGIVEPSTVTSVVPYFAALALIIIMFDGGLNLDLKSMAKIAHFSFLLAIIGFVMSVVIVATLAFFWLEWEILDSILLAAIVGGSSSIIVFGLVRELKVSEDTKSVLSFESAMTDILSTIIAFILFGAVLVGYFDLSTLSAIGDSVIIGLALGLGVGIPWMFLTSKLPNTKHAYMLTLGMLFVLFFLAQTLGESGALTALVFGLMLGNRKRLFRLLHIKIPYISNDDTMHNQLTFLVRAFFFVFVGLLASFGNIEYIIFGIVATLGIYLGRLALTRVTLTSRFSRLDKRVTSVMIPRGLAAAVLATFPITLGLPNAHIYPQIVFVIILTSVILTTIGLSTAKKIPNKESDRGGFVKPNVDESEIKD, encoded by the coding sequence ATGATTCTCGATCCAACTATGATTATACTATTAATTGAATCATTTGATGTAGATACAATTTTTGATATTTTACGCAATCTACAAAATGGTTTCGAGTCACTAACTAAAGGTACAATTTCTGCACACGTTTTACTTCTTACAGCAGGAGTCATAATATTTTTAGGGATAGCAGGGGAGGCATTTTTCAAACGCACGGGTATACCAGATATTGCTTTCTTGATGATATTTGGAGTAATTATTGGGCCAATTCTTGGCATAGTAGAGCCAAGTACAGTTACAAGTGTTGTTCCATACTTTGCAGCATTAGCTTTGATCATAATCATGTTTGATGGCGGATTAAATCTTGATCTTAAAAGTATGGCAAAGATTGCACATTTTTCATTTTTACTAGCTATAATCGGTTTTGTTATGTCGGTCGTTATAGTAGCGACACTTGCTTTCTTTTGGTTAGAGTGGGAGATACTAGATAGTATATTACTTGCAGCAATTGTAGGTGGAAGTAGTTCGATTATTGTATTTGGTCTAGTACGTGAATTAAAAGTGTCTGAGGACACAAAATCAGTTCTAAGTTTTGAATCTGCAATGACAGATATTCTGTCCACCATTATAGCATTCATTTTGTTCGGAGCTGTACTGGTAGGATACTTTGATTTATCTACATTAAGCGCTATAGGCGATTCGGTGATAATTGGATTAGCATTAGGACTTGGAGTAGGAATTCCATGGATGTTCCTCACATCAAAGCTACCAAACACAAAACACGCATACATGTTAACACTCGGAATGCTTTTTGTATTATTTTTCCTAGCTCAGACATTGGGCGAATCTGGCGCACTTACAGCTCTTGTATTTGGATTAATGTTGGGAAATAGAAAGAGATTATTCAGGTTACTACACATAAAAATTCCATATATTTCAAATGATGATACTATGCACAATCAACTTACATTTCTAGTACGTGCATTCTTTTTTGTCTTTGTAGGATTACTTGCAAGTTTTGGAAATATAGAATATATCATATTTGGAATTGTAGCAACCCTTGGAATTTACCTAGGACGATTAGCTCTTACCAGGGTCACACTTACAAGTAGATTTTCAAGATTAGATAAACGTGTCACGTCTGTAATGATTCCTAGAGGTTTGGCAGCTGCGGTACTAGCAACATTTCCAATAACACTTGGATTACCAAACGCTCACATTTATCCGCAAATTGTATTTGTAATCATATTAACATCAGTAATTCTAACTACAATTGGTCTGTCAACGGCCAAAAAAATACCCAACAAAGAAAGTGATAGAGGTGGATTTGTAAAACCAAATGTAGATGAATCTGAAATCAAAGACTAG
- a CDS encoding hemerythrin domain-containing protein, whose translation MSATNTLQQDHIQARRIEKLASKASQVLYTGGNVPFSDIQKMIVIMAEFFDSIHYSREEDSYFACVAGYNRLQDEVRVFMIEHEFGRRIANKIKFHLEEWQNGKDSREPVARFLRTYSIYLMDHLQKEDKFFQEASSTVLNKDEEVEMYNLFHSSDTINMKISEIVKEIDNLENRSWYTQSL comes from the coding sequence TTGAGTGCCACAAATACCTTACAGCAAGATCATATCCAGGCTCGTCGTATAGAGAAACTTGCATCTAAAGCATCTCAAGTTCTTTACACCGGTGGTAATGTGCCATTCTCTGATATACAAAAGATGATAGTAATAATGGCTGAATTCTTTGATTCTATTCATTATTCTAGGGAAGAGGATTCATACTTTGCCTGTGTTGCAGGGTATAATCGTCTGCAAGATGAGGTTCGTGTATTCATGATTGAACATGAATTTGGTAGAAGAATTGCTAATAAAATTAAATTTCATCTTGAAGAATGGCAAAATGGTAAAGACTCACGTGAACCCGTAGCTAGATTTCTGCGTACATATTCGATATATCTGATGGATCATTTACAAAAGGAGGACAAGTTTTTCCAAGAAGCGTCTTCAACAGTTTTGAATAAGGATGAGGAAGTTGAAATGTATAATTTATTTCATTCTTCAGATACGATTAATATGAAAATTTCAGAAATTGTAAAAGAAATTGATAATCTTGAAAATCGATCTTGGTATACTCAATCTCTGTAA
- a CDS encoding SDR family oxidoreductase codes for MITGKVALVTGASSGIGYATAIALAKAGAKVAICARRTDKLAQLEEEIKKIGAEVLVQKVDVTVRSECESFAKKVLNEWNSIDILVNNAGLMPLSFIKNLKVDEWDQMIDVNIKGVLYCTAAVILHMKEKKSGHIINISSVAGRLVFPAGSVYCATKHAITAFSEGLRQELSARSNIRVTCIEPGVVTTELTNTITDESLQTFVEGAKKMESLRAEDIANTILYAAQAPKHVNVNEILIRPVEQER; via the coding sequence ATGATAACTGGCAAAGTAGCACTAGTTACCGGTGCTAGTAGTGGTATAGGTTATGCCACTGCCATTGCACTTGCAAAAGCTGGTGCCAAAGTTGCAATTTGTGCTCGAAGAACAGATAAACTAGCACAATTAGAAGAAGAAATTAAAAAAATTGGTGCAGAGGTATTGGTACAAAAAGTCGATGTAACTGTAAGATCTGAATGTGAATCTTTTGCAAAGAAAGTTCTTAATGAATGGAACTCTATTGATATTTTAGTAAATAATGCAGGACTCATGCCTCTGAGTTTTATAAAAAATCTCAAAGTAGATGAATGGGATCAAATGATTGATGTGAATATTAAAGGTGTCTTGTATTGTACGGCAGCAGTTATTTTACATATGAAGGAGAAAAAATCCGGTCACATCATTAACATATCCTCTGTTGCGGGACGACTTGTTTTTCCTGCCGGTAGTGTATACTGTGCTACAAAACATGCAATTACAGCTTTTAGTGAAGGGTTGCGACAAGAGTTGAGTGCACGCAGTAACATTAGAGTGACATGTATTGAACCTGGAGTTGTAACTACTGAATTAACTAATACCATAACCGATGAATCACTACAAACTTTTGTAGAAGGGGCTAAAAAGATGGAATCACTACGAGCAGAAGATATTGCAAATACGATATTATATGCTGCTCAAGCTCCCAAGCATGTAAATGTAAATGAGATCTTGATACGACCAGTTGAACAAGAACGCTAG